The Aeromonas jandaei genomic interval AGCTGCTCCAGGGTCTCGCCCTGCTCCAGACGCTGGCGGTACTCGGCCGTCTTGGCCTGCAGCTCGGCATCCGAGAGGGCCTCGAACTGCGGCTCCATGGCATTGATCTGTTTTACAATTTTGCGCAAAGCCTTGAGCGTTCTGTCGTTCCGGCTGCCGATAATCTTGGTAAGCAGTGTGCTAATCATGGGTACCAACTATTTCTGGTTATATAAAGCGTTCCGTCACTGGAACCTGAAGAAAAAACCTAACCCCGGCTGGCACTGAGAAAGCGTGCGGGGTTTACCTGACGACCATCTTTCAACACTTCGTAATGCAAATGGACCCCGGTCGCGCGACCGGTGCGTCCCATCAAGGCAATCTTCTGCCCCTGATCAACCAGGGTGCCCACCTCGACCAGCAACTTGGAGTTGTGGGCATAGCGGGTGACCAGACCATTGCCGTGATTAATCTCCACCATGTTGCCAAATTCCGGATGACGGCCGGCCCAGCTGACAATGCCGGGCCCGGTGGCCAGAATGGGGGTCCCGGGTTTGCCACGGTAATCCACCCCTTTGTGCATCTTGGCACGCCCGTTGAACGGATCGACCCGTCCGCCAAAGCCGGACGAGACCCAGACTCGCTCCTGCTTGACTGGCGTGCCGGAAATAAAACCGGCATCGGTGATATGGTGATTCATGATGAAAGATTCAAGTACCGACAGCTGCTCTTCGCGACTGCTGAGCTGTTGGCTGAGATGTTTCATGGAGGCTTGCAGCTCGTTGAGGCTCACTTCCAGATCTTCATCGTAAGAGGGGCCGCCCATCGGGGGCAGCTCTTTGAAATTGAACTCTTCGGGATCGAGATCGGCCTGCTCGGTCAACCGTTCGCCAAGGGCATTCAGGCGGCCAAGCTGGCCCTGCATGGTGCCCACCTGGGCTGCCAGCATCGCCAGCTGCTCGCGGGCTTCATCGCCGCTCTGGTCTACGGAACGCTGTTCTGCCATGGCCAGCGCCACTTCCAGCGCATCCATCTTCTGCTGCCAGCTCTGCCAGAGCCAGCCGCCCCCAAGGGCCAACAGGGAGAAAACAATACCGCCGACCCATGCCAGACGTTGTTTTGGTAAGTGCAACCTGCGTCGCTGCTTGCCGTGGAGGATCAGG includes:
- a CDS encoding M23 family metallopeptidase; the encoded protein is MSITLILHGKQRRRLHLPKQRLAWVGGIVFSLLALGGGWLWQSWQQKMDALEVALAMAEQRSVDQSGDEAREQLAMLAAQVGTMQGQLGRLNALGERLTEQADLDPEEFNFKELPPMGGPSYDEDLEVSLNELQASMKHLSQQLSSREEQLSVLESFIMNHHITDAGFISGTPVKQERVWVSSGFGGRVDPFNGRAKMHKGVDYRGKPGTPILATGPGIVSWAGRHPEFGNMVEINHGNGLVTRYAHNSKLLVEVGTLVDQGQKIALMGRTGRATGVHLHYEVLKDGRQVNPARFLSASRG